The window ATAAGCTTTTTTcagatataatatattttatttttctaattgcAACCCAAAGTGTCTAACCTTCTGTTCCTCCTTCTGATGCTTCACTCTCTACAACAAAGAAACATATAAAAGTTCAGACCATTAGAAACACACACAAGCTAATATTGACAGCAACAGACCTTCACCAAACAGTTGTTCGAATCTAGCTACTATGTGTTTCCCATATGTGTACTTCCTCAAACTCTGTAGATGGATCTTCATCCTCTGCACCAGAACCTCCCTTTGCTGATCTTTACTGATCTCCAAGACTTTCTGGACCACGTAATTTGCGTACTGATCTTTCATCATCGCCTGCAGAAGATTAAAAAGAGTGTTACAGTCAAAGTCCATCCAATGTGGTTTCAAAACCTGTGTTCTTACCAGCAAGTGATTGTCTTCCTCCGATTTTCCCATTATCTCCTCAATCAGCAACTCTCTCTCGGTACCATCACCATGTTCCAAACACTTCTCCACAACGTTGGACGCGTACTTGTGCTGACTCATCTGAACAACGTTCCCTGTCAACTTCTCAATGATCTTTCTCCTCTCATCAGGCTTCCCTCTCTCCAAGACATGCTACAAGACACAAGACAAAGACTAAGAACAACACCCAAGGGACACATTGATCACTGAGTTAACCATATACCTGAGTGACATAGTTCCCATACTGATCATGAGCAAGAGCAAAGGCAGATTCCAAGATTTCATCGATTACACAACGAGTCTCCTCACCATCTGAGCAATGCTCTAAAATTCTCTAAAACACATACACAAATAGAGTGAATATTTTCAAGTAGGCACACAAGAGAGACACTCAGAAAGACTCACTCCTACCTGAATGACTCTGCATCCGTAAGGATGAGTAGAAAGAGTGGCAACTTGACCGCGGAAAGCTGCAATCACGAAACCAATCCCATCCACAGGCATATTCTCTATACACTTTTGGATAACATGGTTTCCGTTTTGGTCTCTAACACACTTCATCACATTCCCATCTAGCTCACGTATCAGTTCTGTTTTTTGGTCAGCATCTATCACTTCAAGGGCCTTATCAATAAGGCACAAACCATTTACTTCAGATACTGACATTGACGTGGGGACactaatatttacttattttaccTTTTGTATCACACGGCATCCATACATTTGCAAGCTTAGAGAAACCATCTGACCAGCGAGTTGCTTCACAAGTTCTTCCCTCTGAGGTGGAGTTCCATGTTCTATGAACTGATCCAAACATCACTATTTATCAACAGACTTATGATGGACAGGAAAATACTAAAAAACATTGGAAatatccaaaccaaaccaattttcATGTAAATTTTATGTACTTTGATCATCATTatcaaaatatgtatattactttcattttttaattttgaggAGTTTAAGGTATATTTAGAATTTAAggtatatttagatttttcttataaaaaaatatttaaacatgtaCAGAACCCGCAATGATCCAAACCGAAATTTATAGATACCAGAATATAGCTTAAATCTCTAACCccaaaaaccaaaccgaatccgAAAGCATATCCGAACACCCACCCCCAGAAAAAGTGCCTCACCTTTTGGATAACATAGTTTCCAAAGACATCAGTCATCAGTTTTGAAGCTTGTGGAAGAACCTCAATGAAGACAGATGCCTTCTCCTCATCAGAGCAGTGATCTAACTTCTGTTGAATAAACCGGCTGCCATGCTGATCCACGCTGAAGTCAAGATAAAAATGAGTATCAAAGTGATACCTCTTGATGCTTTCAAAACAGTAATTCATGATTAAAGAAAATACCTGAATTCAACAACACGCCCTGTGATATCAGACAGCTCGAGTTTACGAGCATTTGGAGACTTGAGTTCATCAAGAAAAGAATGTCTCTTATAATCATCAACGTTGCCTCCTTGCCATCCACCAGGGTAGATCCATGTGCTCCTACTCGTTCCTTGTTGATGATACCTTGtttcacttcttcttccaaaTTGCCCCATCATCCCACCACCAACCGGTGAGGATGGCATCACTGGACTATTAAGAGGTGATCCTTGATACTGCGGCATAACTCTTACACCAGGGGGAACAGCAAAGTAGTTCCCCATGTGCCGTGGACTTTGCAATCCataacttggactcaatggatTGCTGTGAAGTTCAGAACTGCTCTGGAAGGAAGGAGAATACGTGTCTGCTTGAGGCTGCTGGTAGTATTGCCACTGAAAAGGATCCACAAGAGAAGGAGTGTTATGTCCTCCTCCAGGGAGAAGCCTAGCGTTGTTGTTGTATCCTGAAGAAGTTGGTGAGATGTCATATGGCATATGAACAGTCCCTTCATGAGATTGGTATCCACTCATATACTGAGGGTAACCGCTGTAACTATACTGTGGGAGGTACATGCCCGAGGACTGATTGTAAAATGGGCTCAAAGAAGTCATGTATGCTGATGTTGATGTATACATAGGAGTAGTTGCAGTCTTTGGTAAGTTATGCATCATCATTTGCTGTGGAGCAGAAGTAGCTTGAACCTGATAAGATGGAGGTGGCACTCTCCTTCCTTGAGAGTGTTGTTGTTTCTCTTGGTTCCTCATGGAGGATGGAGAAGCACCAAAGAGAGATAGATTATTCTTGGTTCTCTCATTCTGTGCATTAGTATAATTTTGTGAGGCTAAAGTATCTTCACTAGCAATAGCATCCAAGGAGAGAGAACTAATATCAGACTCATGTAATCTTTCTGAAGCTATACTAGAGGAAATGGCATGGATGTCTTCTGCCGAGTGAGGCCGCTTAAACACACAAGAAAGTGTAAGAGAAGTGAAATGAATATCTATTTAAGTAAGCAGAGAACCATGTACCTGAATCATATTAGCCAAAGAAGCATAAGGCTGTTGTTCAACCAGTGAGACCTCATCCTCAGGCTCTTCTCTATGCGTTGAAAGGGCAGTTCTAGAAGAATGCAAGGAAGATCTTATCCCCTGATTCTCCCGTGAGATTAAGGGAGGAGGGAGTCTTGGATTCAAGTTGACGTTAGACAAATAGTAAGCTACATAAGCAGGATCCCTACGTATCTCTTCTTCAGAGTCATAACTCTCAATAGCCTTACTCAACACTTCAGAGCTACTACTACCTTCCTGTTGCTTCAATAGGTTCCTAAGAGCTGCAAATGAACCTTCCATGCTAGGCGGCGCGCTTCCACTCCTACTAGGGATATGATCACCACCAGCACTACCACTATCTAATCTATTTCGTTTCATAAGGAAGGCTAAATCTTCAACAGCCATATCATGTGAACCAAATCTAGAAGCCTGTTGCCAATTCTTCATATGATGATCACCTTCCACCATTCTCATAGCACTCTGCGTCGTCGTCATACTTTCTATATCCAACAAAatgtttcacaatttttttttcagacaagGTTAATAACATAACAACACCTAACACAAACTAGCAAGCTTAAAATATGATCCTTGTCCAAAAGACATTCTCTATGTAATCGACCGCAAGGATTGAACTTTTTCAGACAAGATTTTCCCATTACATAAGCTAAGAACTAAGTCAAACCTAAACCCATCAGCAAAGACACACAAGGATCATTAAAAGATGCCATACCATCAACCTCGTTACAAAACAGTAAATCGTAATCCCAAGTCTATGATCCGATATCAAAAGTAAAAGAAACAGAGACTTcactttttttatcatttttatttattcataaaACTAGCTCCTTGCATGACTTGTGGAagatagagagaagaagaagaagcagagttTAAGAACCTGATGGTGATAGTTAAACCTCCATGAAAGTGTTTTCTCGAGAGATAGAAACTAAAACACTTTGAAAAGTTTACTTACAATGTCTGCTTCGAGTCATTCAAGTCAAAGACACTGTTTTCTCTTTTCTCACGGCAATTATTGGTATTTTTGTAAATTCTAATTttattcctaattttttttaaacaaaatattgaaTCACGATGAGGTCCTTCTAGCTGTATAATGACTGAAATACCCCCTACAAATGGTGCAGTGTTGAATCTGGTGATAGTGGTAAAGTATGGTTTTCGTCATTTCAGTTTTCGATGACTAAGTTTGCCACGTGTTGACACTTCTAATTGGAAGAGATACGTTCACGTGGCTCTGCCTCTGTTGCTTGTTTgctcccaccaccaccaccaccaaacaCACAAACCTTTAGTCTATTTGtttttctctctctgttcttttgtttttcttgatgTTAAGActtttataagatttttcttttgttttttttcagatctataaattacttttataagatttttcttttgtttttttccagatctataaattataaaacgtTCATTTATAGTTCTTAGGATTTCGTTAATTATGAACCATGATAGAAAATAAAGAAGTCCTTTAATAACACATCAAGACTGTGTCCAAAAACACTGAAAGTGATAGAAGAAAGAAGAATACACTTTTGTATCATCACTATCATAACATTCAGTCTCCCATCAACAAGACAACATTGGATTCTTTCATATGTGACTTCATCCTAACCACAACAATGAAAAATGGTCCCTCAACAGTGAATCTATCCCCAAAAGCTAACAACAGATCAAGTGTCATTAGTTCAACTAAAAACACTGTAGTTTAGAAGTCACATGATCAATTTAAGTTTTAGACGAAACTAGTATTACATGTTTGTGATCTCTATTCTACTAGAAATATTATTGTATTTGGATTTTAAACCTTAATGGAAAAGCCAATGAGGCAAATGGaacacacaatcacaatcaCTTCGTTGATATGTCTACACAAAAAAAGAAGGGAGCACTGAATATGAAATCATTGTGTGTTATTCATCATTTATTATTATCAACAAGAAGAAGGGAAAAGAACTGGAGATGGGTGTCTCTGAAGCTTCCCACCAGAAAAGCTGAGTTTTTTCATCTTCTCTTCACACCAAAGAAGCTGCTCTTTACTGATCCTCCCCATCCTCACAACCCTTGTTGCTAGTTTGATGTCAATGGCTGCAAACAAGAGCTGAACACCTTCCCATGTCTGTGGCCAAGACTTCTTTCTCAgcccttttgttttctttgaaaGCTCCTTAGCTTTCACCCTCTTCTGCAAGTGGTTTTTAACAAAGATTCAGACACCAAAGAAGCATGCATGCACATTGTGTCTAAAGACATTACCTTTTCAATAGATGACTGAACCAGTTGCAAAGGGGTTGTAGAATTTAAATGGTTActgttctttttcttcttatccATTTTCAAGAAAACGTTGAAAGTAAGGATCGAGCTCTCTATGATTCTGATGAGATCATCAGCTAGGACCATGTAGTCTGTATCTTTCTCCATCTCCTTCTTATCCGACCCTGAGATATTTGTAAAATAATCAACTAAAACGCGTTACTACTTCACATTAGAGAGGTTAGGAACTCACCTTGAATCTTGGGAGCTTGAAGAAGCCTAGGCATTGCGTTTCTACCACGAGCGTAAAGCTCAGCTCTCGACCCCTGCTGCTCAAACGGCTCGTTCTCTATAAACCTCTGCAGCAAGACCAAGAACTGCTGAAACTGCTGCGCGGTGTGGTTGTAGCAAGTCACTGCTTCCGGTTGGCAAGAGATCAAGTGGCTAAGCTGAGTGTACTGACAGTGAAGCGCCTCCCAAGTGAGGCATAGCTGAGCAACGTAAGCCGTCTCAAGATCTTGACAAGGGTCCACCTCCGTTGTCTGCTCTataccttcttcttcctccacctcctcctcatCAGGAACATCCGTTTTTTTGAGAGAAAGACATCGAAAAGGCGATGAGAGCTTCTTCTTGGACGCTGATGGAGTTGAAGGACTTGGAGCTATTTCTTTGAGCTGGCGAGAGGTTAAGCGGTCAAAGAAGAGCATACGCTCGCAATACTTCTCGTAGACAGCGTCAAAGCCACCCCACCATTGAAGTCCCTCGGCTACTACATCTCTCCAGACGCTTGAAcagttttcttcttctccttcatcttcgCCTAGATAagactcttcttcttgttctcctTCCTCGTCTTCTTCGGGTATCAAGACCATGAAACTGTTTCTCCTTAGCTCCTTGATCCTTCTCTTGACCTCGTTGGTGATGAAATCATCGTCTTCCTCGTCTTCTACCTCGTCTGCTTTTCCTGAATCTGCCACACCAGGTGCAGTGTTGTCACTCCTTGCTTGTTCTTGCTCCTTCTCTAGGTTTGGCTTCCGTGACTTTCGAAATCTCCTCACTTTCAAGAAATCCATGGAGTGTGTGTTTGGTTAAATCTTTAGATCTACTTTGCATGaacagagaaaaaaagagagaaggtAAATGGTGTGTTTCTCTTCAGACACACTTTCTTAGGAATGAGAGAATCAACCAAATGCATGAATCTAGGAAAGATCTCACAGAATCATAACACCCCTAGAGAAGCAGAGACACAGAACAGAAGATGAAACACTTCAGATTCtgattcctctctctctctttcgctGATAACACTCAAAGCATTATCTGCTAAACACCAACAAATCAGTGCACTGAAACCACTACACTGATGAGAAAGTGTGTGAGAGAGAAAAAGAACCttgcaagagagagagagagagagagagagagagcttttgTTTTATGTATTTCTTGGGGAAGAGGGAGCACAATATAAATGTGAGAGATACTTATAATTAAAgtttgatttcaaattttattttcttctttttttaaatccttTCCTCAAAAATTTCCATTTTCAGGTCTAAGAAATTTGAAAACCCCTTACCGAGAGGTTCCCTGCATTGACCCTTCTTTTTCGTTGGTCCAAATTGTCTTTTACTTTCCTAAaaagtctttttcttttattgttaaaatatgGAAAatctaaatttgaaaattaaatattttggtttggtcTGAGAAAGGAGAAGGGAGCAGAAACTTAATAAGTGAGGGGGGGGGGCACTGGGTTAAAGAGTACAGAGAATATTGTCAGAAAAGCCGCGCAATCTGTTGTCCTTCCATTTGCTCACACTTGCTAAAATTATAAATCTAACCCTCCTCCACATATATATCTACGAGCTTGTCTTATTACAGGTTCTGTCATGAAACATATGGGCCTTTCGAAATATTGGGCTTTTATTTTCTTACTCTTCTGTCTATTCTCTACCAATTTCTTGAGCTTTGACTAAAACATCATTTTCATGTCAACTTACTACATACCAGATAGATTATATAAACTTCGTCCGAGTAATGTGGAAAACAGATTTAGAAAGCATTATTCAGAATGTTAAGTATATAACAAGTGCATGAAATTTGTAAGACCAATCTAATCTACTGTACAATCTCTCGTTGAATATTATAAAAACTTGTTACAAAATCAAACGCATCAAAGAACAAATCGAGATGAtttacaataataaaataaaaattaggaaATGTAATACTATACAGAGAGCCTTTTGTGTACAGATATGTAGTAGCAATATCATCCAACAAGGGAGCCAAAACCATGAGAGCTCTTCTGATCCAAAGACTGATTCAAGAAATGCTGGTCTTACCCAAAAGCCAGAGAACAAGCAACCTTTTGATCCCGAAAATAGTATGAAGAGTACTTCTATCAAGTGTAAACCCAGACACTGTGATTTCTGCTTTGTTGTTTGCAAAGTAGTTCATCGCAAAATCCAACAATGAGTATTAGATAACTAGAGATGTGAATAAGATATGAGATTTGGTGTCTATGTACCTGAGCTTGTCATTTTTTAAGAGaacttattttatttagtaagtattttataaatatctcttttttttttggaacacttttttttttggaacactttttttttggaacacataAATATCTCATTCTGCATAAAGGGCGTTATTACATAATTAcgtattaatatttttgttttgattcctAGAGTTCTGTATATTTGATTTTTCGACCAAATTGAAACGgattgaaacaaaattttaccGTACTTTGTGCCCACCCGACTTCTCCTTAGTTGGACTTGCTAGTCTAATTAGATTAAGTTATCTTTTTGATATAAAACACAATTGGTTTGCCTTTCGAATCTAAGTCCAGTTTACGGTTTGGTCGACTGGGATTGGATTCAACCGACATCAGGTAGCATGTGGTCATAGTGGATCAATGGGATCATTTGgcctttttgtttttgtctgtgtttttgttttcctcTGCCACATCGTCTCTTGTCTCTCTCAGACTCTCACGCTAAACTCTGCTTACAAAATTGACAAAAACATGATTTCCATATTAACTTACTTCAAACCAGAGGTTCAGAAATTTAGAAAGCATTATTCACGAGTTAAGCTTAATAATTAGAAAATCACGTAACAGAGATACAAATGCATGAACTTTGTAAGAACCAGTCTAATTTCTGTATGATCTCTCGTTAAACATATGAAAGTTTGTTACAAAATAAGATGATttacaataataaaaataaaaatcagtaaatattatatttttacagAGAGCCTCTTATGCAAGTAGCAATATCACCCAACAAAGGAGCCAAAACTCTGATCAAAAGAATGATTCAAGAGATGCCAATGGTCTTACCCAAAAGCCAAAGAACAAGCGACATTTCAATACCGAATATTGTATGAAGAGTACTTCTATCAAGTGTAAACCCAAACACCGTGATTCCTGCTTTATTGTTCTCAAAGTAGTTCACTGCAATATCCAACAATGAGTAAATATTAGATTACTAGAGGTGTGAAAAAAGATTTGTGTGTATgcataagcatatatatatgttacctaGAGCTTGTCGTTTTTGGAATGATATAGTGCTATAAGCATAAGCAGGTATGAGATTATTGTTATCAAAATCATCTTCTTCGTCTCCATAATCCTCACTGTCGTCCGTATCTCCAGTATCAACATCTTTTGAAGAGAACCCGTGTCCACTTTCTCTATCAACTAACCTTGGACTCCCTCCTTCCACTGCCTCAAAGGATTCTATTGTCGCGCAGACATGCCACTTGGCGGCAAGGCAAGTCACAGCCTGAGCCTTGTGTGTGATCTTTGAGGCACTTCGTAGTAGAATGAGCAGCGCAGTGACCAGCGTCACTGAACATAGCTGAGATGatcacaaaccaaaaaaaaaacttcatcaAGATTCATCAAGATCCAATAAAaagtgaaacaaaaacaaaaaaacttacTGCGAGTTCTCCAGTTTTGTAGATATTCAATTCAGCATGTGCCTTAGTGGTAATAAGCAGAGAGTAAAACTGACTTCCAGTGACAAGAATCAATGACAACAATATGAAGGTCCTGAATCTGTGGCTGATGATTCTCAGGTGACGTCTGATGCGGAGATGTTCAGACAAGATGGTACCAACATCTGAATCCGTCTGAAAAACCTGAGCAAAGTCTTGGAGCCTGAGGATCTGGAGATGGCAGATGAGACGGAAGAGGACACAAACTAGGAAGATCACGGTAGTACGGTAGAGCCACGAGCAGATCTCCATCAGACAAGCGACTGTATCACTCAGGAGAACGTTACCGAGGAATGGAATCCGAGAAGCACCTGAAGCGTACCACCATATCTTGTATGCGCTCGTGGCTAAGAAACAAGGCGTGACGAAGTAGGAGAGAATCTTAAGCGATCTCTGCACAACAAAGAGTTGAAAATTACAGAACACAACTATAAACATGTCTATGTGCTAATTCATataaacaaaagcaaaaaaaaaaaacactgtaATACTTGTGAAGCAAGTAAAAAAAGAGGATTCTCAAGATTCTTACTAGTTTCATTGTTTTCACCATATACAGAAAACCACAGATTCAAACTTTTCAGGCACTTATAGGAAGAAACCTTATTCAAATTGGACACAACCAGGAACAAAACCGATCTGGTTAAAATCGAATGAAACATTCGTTTTGGCCTCTAAACTATTATACATAGATTTTAAAGCTTCTAAAATATGTAaagaattttataataaaattcattttaaaatgtttaaaactcattttaaaatgtttatggcTCCTAAATCATAGGACGGGTCTTGAAACCAATCAAGAATCCTAAAATTGAAAACTTGGAATTGGAAACGATcaaaagaaagaacaaaaaactCACGTTGAGCTGATTGGTGTAGCCTTGGCGAACAGTCTCACTCTCGTGCCAAAGCTTATCGAAGAAGAGGAAGCGTCGGAGACCATACTTGCTGACGAATCTCGAGAGACAGAGGAAAGAAAGGGAAGCGAAGCTGCTAAGAGAAAGCTGAACCACGGAATCATACGGCCTCGAGTGATGGCTGTCGCAGTCAGCGCAAGCGATCACGAAGTGAGACGTGGCCGGGACCACGAGCGTGAAGACGACGAACATGGACCAAGACAGAACCGCTGTCCAAGGGCTCGACTGATCCACGCACATCCATCTCAGGTATTTCCGGAAACTCTGGAGCTCGTCCTGCGCGTGGGAGACGCAGCGCGTGAACTTGTTTTCACGGTTTATCAACGGCTCtcgtcttcctcctcctcctgctgCGGTTCCGATGTCGATGTCCGCCATGGACGAGAGGGGAGAGACTAGAGAAAGGTTCTctggttttgtttttggataTTGATGATGACACGGTTGGATGAACAAGGCAGAGGATCAGAGATATAGCTAAAAATTGTTAAGGTTATTTATGATTGATGTTAACGCGGCCTTTGACAACCAACCATATACAGATACAAACTAACAGTTGTAATAAACCAATTACTATGAATCTTGTTACTTTGAAGATGATGTTTATGTCTTTTTGTATAACCTTATTTCTTAACGTgcttgtttttttggtttttgttttattatgcCTTCGGGTTTATGTTGTATAAGTGATTGTTTATGTGTTTATATAAGGCTGACTTTTGTTTTACAATTTAACAAAAAGAAATGTAGATGTGTGTTCATGAGAAAATCCTGATTTGACAATCACGGGGGATTGCTGATATTTTTCCCTaggattttttgaatttttttttcatagaaagTTTTTTTCCCTATAATctataggattttttttttcgtagAAATAAAACAATTTCTTATCAATATTTTCATTAccatataaaaatgaaaaaattagtAGCATGCAACTTAATGTAGGACATGTTTTTTTCAACAGGTTTTAGTTGATTACTGATTAAACTGTTCTCCACTCCTATACAACGAATTATATAACTTGTTCGTAGATGATTAATTTGAATCATAAACAATAAATAGTTATTAGTTATTATGTCTAACAAACTTGATCTAATCAATgaatttattcaaataattgtcaacatttcttagttttttttgttaatggaATACCTTTGTCTTTTGGATTATAGTTCTAGTATCATTTATCGGGGGAAAAAGTACGTGACAGTGAAAAAGTATTAGAAAAACATAATGAAGAGTTGCAAAGCATACACGATGATAGATAGTGTGAACAAACAGGCTGTAGGACGTCGACATgtaatgtttaaaatttaggCCACATATTACGCAAATCACCGTACATACGGCGCCACGTATGTTGGTAGGGAGCTTCTAATTACCACTAAATTAATTTGACATTCTTAACAAAGAAACATAATATATTAGATCAACTGAACTAGTAAACTCTTAATTTgttctcttaacttttaattatACGAATTACGATTAATTGAGAATTCTAGTCCCCGGCGGCATGTCTTAAGAgaatgaaaaaattaaaatttattcaatcGAGAAACGAGAATTCAGATATGATTACAAGTTctatttgaacaaaaaatttcaagtcaaTCTATTACATTTATAGCTTTACTCCTCTATTAAATCCGACAAGTTCTGacaatctatactatattaaaagtaAGATATTCTCATTATATAACCATGCCACGTATGCAAATAAATTCAAACCAATAAGAGAACACGATTTTGACACGTCAtctataaacattaaaaatcagACCTAATCGTTGGGCCTTACAATATTTCTACTGAATCATTTAGGTTAAAACCCACAATATTGACCTACCACTTTCCTA of the Brassica rapa cultivar Chiifu-401-42 chromosome A03, CAAS_Brap_v3.01, whole genome shotgun sequence genome contains:
- the LOC103859846 gene encoding pumilio homolog 5 isoform X3, with the protein product MTTTQSAMRMVEGDHHMKNWQQASRFGSHDMAVEDLAFLMKRNRLDSGSAGGDHIPSRSGSAPPSMEGSFAALRNLLKQQEGSSSSEVLSKAIESYDSEEEIRRDPAYVAYYLSNVNLNPRLPPPLISRENQGIRSSLHSSRTALSTHREEPEDEVSLVEQQPYASLANMIQNERTKNNLSLFGASPSSMRNQEKQQHSQGRRVPPPSYQVQATSAPQQMMMHNLPKTATTPMYTSTSAYMTSLSPFYNQSSGMYLPQYSYSGYPQYMSGYQSHEGTVHMPYDISPTSSGYNNNARLLPGGGHNTPSLVDPFQWQYYQQPQADTYSPSFQSSSELHSNPLSPSYGLQSPRHMGNYFAVPPGVRVMPQYQGSPLNSPVMPSSPVGGGMMGQFGRRSETRYHQQGTSRSTWIYPGGWQGGNVDDYKRHSFLDELKSPNARKLELSDITGRVVEFSVDQHGSRFIQQKLDHCSDEEKASVFIEVLPQASKLMTDVFGNYVIQKFIEHGTPPQREELVKQLAGQMVSLSLQMYGCRVIQKALEVIDADQKTELIRELDGNVMKCVRDQNGNHVIQKCIENMPVDGIGFVIAAFRGQVATLSTHPYGCRVIQRILEHCSDGEETRCVIDEILESAFALAHDQYGNYVTQHVLERGKPDERRKIIEKLTGNVVQMSQHKYASNVVEKCLEHGDGTERELLIEEIMGKSEEDNHLLAMMKDQYANYVVQKVLEISKDQQREVLVQRMKIHLQSLRKYTYGKHIVARFEQLFGEESEASEGGTEG
- the LOC103859846 gene encoding pumilio homolog 5 isoform X2, translating into MTTTQSAMRMVEGDHHMKNWQQASRFGSHDMAVEDLAFLMKRNRLDSGSAGGDHIPSRSGSAPPSMEGSFAALRNLLKQQEGSSSSEVLSKAIESYDSEEEIRRDPAYVAYYLSNVNLNPRLPPPLISRENQGIRSSLHSSRTALSTHREEPEDEVSLVEQQPYASLANMIQRPHSAEDIHAISSSIASERLHESDISSLSLDAIASEDTLASQNYTNAQNERTKNNLSLFGASPSSMRNQEKQQHSQGRRVPPPSYQVQATSAPQQMMMHNLPKTATTPMYTSTSAYMTSLSPFYNQSSGYNNNARLLPGGGHNTPSLVDPFQWQYYQQPQADTYSPSFQSSSELHSNPLSPSYGLQSPRHMGNYFAVPPGVRVMPQYQGSPLNSPVMPSSPVGGGMMGQFGRRSETRYHQQGTSRSTWIYPGGWQGGNVDDYKRHSFLDELKSPNARKLELSDITGRVVEFSVDQHGSRFIQQKLDHCSDEEKASVFIEVLPQASKLMTDVFGNYVIQKFIEHGTPPQREELVKQLAGQMVSLSLQMYGCRVIQKALEVIDADQKTELIRELDGNVMKCVRDQNGNHVIQKCIENMPVDGIGFVIAAFRGQVATLSTHPYGCRVIQRILEHCSDGEETRCVIDEILESAFALAHDQYGNYVTQHVLERGKPDERRKIIEKLTGNVVQMSQHKYASNVVEKCLEHGDGTERELLIEEIMGKSEEDNHLLAMMKDQYANYVVQKVLEISKDQQREVLVQRMKIHLQSLRKYTYGKHIVARFEQLFGEESEASEGGTEG
- the LOC103859846 gene encoding pumilio homolog 5 isoform X1, translating into MTTTQSAMRMVEGDHHMKNWQQASRFGSHDMAVEDLAFLMKRNRLDSGSAGGDHIPSRSGSAPPSMEGSFAALRNLLKQQEGSSSSEVLSKAIESYDSEEEIRRDPAYVAYYLSNVNLNPRLPPPLISRENQGIRSSLHSSRTALSTHREEPEDEVSLVEQQPYASLANMIQRPHSAEDIHAISSSIASERLHESDISSLSLDAIASEDTLASQNYTNAQNERTKNNLSLFGASPSSMRNQEKQQHSQGRRVPPPSYQVQATSAPQQMMMHNLPKTATTPMYTSTSAYMTSLSPFYNQSSGMYLPQYSYSGYPQYMSGYQSHEGTVHMPYDISPTSSGYNNNARLLPGGGHNTPSLVDPFQWQYYQQPQADTYSPSFQSSSELHSNPLSPSYGLQSPRHMGNYFAVPPGVRVMPQYQGSPLNSPVMPSSPVGGGMMGQFGRRSETRYHQQGTSRSTWIYPGGWQGGNVDDYKRHSFLDELKSPNARKLELSDITGRVVEFSVDQHGSRFIQQKLDHCSDEEKASVFIEVLPQASKLMTDVFGNYVIQKFIEHGTPPQREELVKQLAGQMVSLSLQMYGCRVIQKALEVIDADQKTELIRELDGNVMKCVRDQNGNHVIQKCIENMPVDGIGFVIAAFRGQVATLSTHPYGCRVIQRILEHCSDGEETRCVIDEILESAFALAHDQYGNYVTQHVLERGKPDERRKIIEKLTGNVVQMSQHKYASNVVEKCLEHGDGTERELLIEEIMGKSEEDNHLLAMMKDQYANYVVQKVLEISKDQQREVLVQRMKIHLQSLRKYTYGKHIVARFEQLFGEESEASEGGTEG
- the LOC103859847 gene encoding uncharacterized protein LOC103859847 encodes the protein MDFLKVRRFRKSRKPNLEKEQEQARSDNTAPGVADSGKADEVEDEEDDDFITNEVKRRIKELRRNSFMVLIPEEDEEGEQEEESYLGEDEGEEENCSSVWRDVVAEGLQWWGGFDAVYEKYCERMLFFDRLTSRQLKEIAPSPSTPSASKKKLSSPFRCLSLKKTDVPDEEEVEEEEGIEQTTEVDPCQDLETAYVAQLCLTWEALHCQYTQLSHLISCQPEAVTCYNHTAQQFQQFLVLLQRFIENEPFEQQGSRAELYARGRNAMPRLLQAPKIQGSDKKEMEKDTDYMVLADDLIRIIESSILTFNVFLKMDKKKKNSNHLNSTTPLQLVQSSIEKKRVKAKELSKKTKGLRKKSWPQTWEGVQLLFAAIDIKLATRVVRMGRISKEQLLWCEEKMKKLSFSGGKLQRHPSPVLFPSSC
- the LOC103859848 gene encoding uncharacterized protein LOC103859848, with the protein product MADIDIGTAAGGGGRREPLINRENKFTRCVSHAQDELQSFRKYLRWMCVDQSSPWTAVLSWSMFVVFTLVVPATSHFVIACADCDSHHSRPYDSVVQLSLSSFASLSFLCLSRFVSKYGLRRFLFFDKLWHESETVRQGYTNQLNRSLKILSYFVTPCFLATSAYKIWWYASGASRIPFLGNVLLSDTVACLMEICSWLYRTTVIFLVCVLFRLICHLQILRLQDFAQVFQTDSDVGTILSEHLRIRRHLRIISHRFRTFILLSLILVTGSQFYSLLITTKAHAELNIYKTGELALCSVTLVTALLILLRSASKITHKAQAVTCLAAKWHVCATIESFEAVEGGSPRLVDRESGHGFSSKDVDTGDTDDSEDYGDEEDDFDNNNLIPAYAYSTISFQKRQALVNYFENNKAGITVFGFTLDRSTLHTIFGIEMSLVLWLLGKTIGIS